The following nucleotide sequence is from Corylus avellana chromosome ca7, CavTom2PMs-1.0.
ATTCAAGAAACCTTTCGCATTCCCCTCAAAAGAGATCCCCACAGCTAGAAGACACAGCGCTGCCATGGGAGAAATAACAGCCCCTTCAAAATTACCTCCCCTCGAAGtttctcccacctcaaatctaacaATTTCCATGCATGCTGTTGAAGACTTAAAGCTGTAAATGATCAACATATCTATACTCGATGTATGACTTCTTATATTTATAATGTAATCTTAGGTTTCCCTAACATTGTTGTTTTAGCTGTTTccataaatatgttttttttttatatatatcggGGCACCTGtacaaggcagggcccttcggacccacccttGCAGAGTAAATCTCGGTCCCGTGCACCGCATCCTCGGAAGTTTTCCTCCACGGAACTGGGTAAATCGCTAGCTTTTCACCAGGGGTGTGGCCTCATgggattgtttgcacccaagaggtgttgaaccttggaccttgaagggagcaaacctCCAAGACCAATGCCTTTACCACTTGGGCGAACCCCTTGGGGTTATTTTTCCATAAATATGTTGTTGTCTCATTGCTTTCCTTCATTTTACATCTGGTTCTGGTTTGagtttttctcaaattagaatttctctttctttatatattattattattattaatttttttttctttatagaGGTTTCTAGTATTTTGGGCATATTGAATTTGCAATTAGCCTTAATCTTCTTTTACGTTATCAGGCTACAAAGTAATTTCCGTATAGAAAGAAAAGATCTGCTAGGGCTTCATTTACTATTTTTGGAATTATTGAGATGGCAGAGAAGTCGTGTATCAAGCGCCTTCAGAAGGAATACAGAGCACTTTGTAAAGTACGTCTTCTTTTGTTAAATCTAGGTTTTTAGTTAGCTATTATTTTCATATGCTCATAACATGTGGATCCATATAACCATGTTCCTCTCTAATATACCCGTTTCTGCTTAAGTCTGGTGCGAGTATAGTTGAAGCATCCATGTCTATAAATGTGTTTTGACATGCTGGTGATCCGCATCCTCCACGTAGTAGATGCCATATATTTAAATCTTATTGTTTGACctagaaattgaaaattaaaaatagataaaagaaTGGTTTTAAGATCATCTGTCATTTGTAAAGTGAAAGTtgtatttctattatttttcttgttggaCTGGATTGTTTTGGATGATATATTCCCACTAAAGAGGCAGATGATGCGCTTTTGTTGCTTTGCTGGAACTTCATATTCCATGCGTCTTTTGGACATGCTGATTGTATTTTCTATGAATGTGTAGGAACCGGTTTCTCATGTTGTGGCCCGTCCTTCCCCAAATGACATTCTTGAGTGGCGTAAGTTTATTCCGAATCATTTCTGCAGAATATTGTTAATCATTTGATGTTATTAATTGGAAATATTTTCTGAGACAATAATTGAATTCCACTTCCACGTTTGTATTTCTCTTTATGGATACAATATGTGGAGATGTTATTCAGGCTTTTGGCTGATCTTATAGTAGCTAAAGAAAAGTAAACTGTCAGATTTTTGGTCGTATATATTCTTTAAAATGTTGGTTAAGATGGATTACAAAGAAAATTCTTTCTGTCTTTTGCTCGGATGGGTCGCTGTCTACATTTCAAAAGGTTTTAACACCCTTAGATGGAAGTTTCCCACATTAACCAAAGGTGGTTAATAACTGAACTTGAATGGTCAACAACTGCTCTCATTTGTAGTGAATGTCACTTACCTCTGCATCTCATGCAAGGATGAAGAGTCATTACTTAACATTTCACGCAATTTGTGCAGTAAACATTTATTATCAGTACTTAGTCCAATTTCCCTAAAGTATATTGCATGTCTTGACTTGTGATTCTTACTCCTTTGTGCATAAGATAGGGTTGCCACATTACATATGGCACCTTTATCTACGTGATATTCCTTATATCCTGATCTTGcttttgcctttcttttctctccccTACTTAAGTTTTATCATGTTAGTTGAGCATTGTTAACCTTGTTTTTGTTCTCCATCTTTGATATTCCAGATTATGTGTTGGAAGGAAGTGAAGGAACACCTTTTGCAGGTTTGTTACGTTAGTCCTATCTTTTATGTAGTACTGATTATATGGCATTCTGAGACCCATTTTATCTAATCTTATTACTGGAAATTGTTCTACTCATTATTATAAGGTGGATATTACTACGGAAAGATCAAGTTCCCTCCAGATTATCCCTATAAACCACCAGGGATTAGGTAAACTACATTTCATAAGCCTTACTTTTTCCAAGATATGTTTCTTCCAGCTGCAGTATCCTTATTGTTTAAATACATTTATCTTGGTTGCTTCTAACTTCCATTCACATTTTTCTGCCTTGTAGCATGACCACTCCTAATGGACGGTTCATGACACAAAAGAAAATCTGCTTATCCATGAGCGATTGTAAGTTTTTCGGGGTATtagttgaagaaaattgttgCTTATTTCTGATAACTGATTTTATGTTTGCctcaacttttttcattttgcagTTCATCCTGAAAGTTGGAATCCAATGTGGTCTGTATCAAGGTAGGACAGATTCTAGTTCTGAAGTATTCTTTTTGAGTATGTGTGTTCTACATTACTTTATAATGCTGTTATTTGCTTGTTGACCAGTTGTTACTGTTAAAAGGAATCTTGCAGTTGACTATAATACTTTCTAAGTTTGTCGCTAATATATTCTTCCTCACAAATGCAGCATACTCACAGGGCTTCTTTCATTCATGGTGAGTTATTCTGGCTCTTTGATATTGTAGTTTCATATGTTTTggctacttatcaaaaaacaaaacagctTCATATGTTTTGGCTATATGCTGCTTGTTTGGAATATCTTTtgtcatataatatcaaattctcTTGATGAACACATAGCTAAAGGAGAGTCAGAAGTTTTTAGTAATTCATTTATATTGTTATCCGTGTGTCACAGTTCTGTTTGGCAAGTCTCCAGGTACAGGTACAGGTACAGGGATGAGGCAAAATATTATATTAGAAGTTGGATGACATGAGTTCCCTCTTCGTATTTCAGCAGTTCCGGATTGTGGGAACcttctgattttgttttgtttttctttctcttttacaattttaaaactCTAATTGTACATTTGGCTGATCCTGACTAGTTAATGAGGATTAATAATCAATCCCAATTAAATTGGGGCTGATCCTGATGCTAAATTAATGTTTAGTTGAATGAAGTTGAGTTAAAATCTTGCTGTCTGGCAATGGCTGCGGTGGCTGCCAAGGCCGCCAGAAGTAGTTTTGGTGGCCACCAGGTGGATTTGGTGGCCATTGCAGGAACTGTCAGAAGCAGTTTTGGTGGCCACCGCAGGGATGCCAAGCATCACCGATGTGGCCATTAGTGATGTGGCCACATCTGAAAACCCATTTGAATAACTGatatttgaaaagagttttcagcatttgaaaaatgaaaacaattttctaaaatttgacaattaaggcctaaattttcttttataggCTTTAAGATTCCTAGTGGTTAGAGATCAACAGTGACTTTCTTTTGTTGGCACATACTTGAACATATCTGAAGTTTTCATTGCTTGCTTACTATATGTTTAATATGAGGGTGCATTTCCCTCTTGCAGATGGACAACAGTCCTACCACTGGAAGTGTGAACACTACTGTTGCTGAGAAGCAACGTCTAGCAAAGGCTTCCCTTGCTTTCAATTGTAAGAAGTAAGTACATGACACCATCTACACCGGATTTTATCAGTTTCTTTACTATTCTAAGCTGCACCTGGAATCCTTTTTTGACATCCACTTTTATGCATATAATGTTGTGCATTGAAGCCCATGACCTATGGGTTAATGGCCTGTGATTTACATATGTACCAGTGTGAGTGGGTCATTACTAGATTTTCAGATGCgttccttttatcttttttctaagAAGCACCCTAAATAAATATTCTATTGTAGTTATCATCTATAGTAAATCCATGTGGGTTAATGGACTTGCGTGGTTTGTTTGCTTGAAACTATGACTCAATCCATGTAACAGAATGGATGAATTGAAGCTGGACTAGTTCACAGCTGCcccttattttaaattttaaatttgaaatttcttcaCCTCTTACCTGCTTTCTTATACATCCCGTCCTTTTTTATATGTGGGCTGTTGCAATTGTGGAAACGTGCGtcagtttcttttttctcagcTATTTTCAGGGTGTTGTGATGTTAGCTTCAATGTGAGTTCTTAACTGGCTCTGATTTTTTTCATCATAACAGCCCAACATTCAGGAAATTGTTTCCAGAGTATGTGGACAAGTATAACCAGCAGCAGCTTTCTGAGAGGCTTGTTGTGGAGCAGATGTCACCAGGTCCGTCACAAGAAGAAAACTCCACACCCATGTTAGGAAGAGTTGTCAATTCTGTGGGAGAAGACATGAAAAGAATAGATGCTGTGAAGGATAGGAGAAAAGACAGGAAACAGTCACTCCCAACTTGGATGATGTTCGTACTAGTTTCCATCTTCGGCATTGTAATGGCACTGCCTCTGCTCCAACTTTGATATCTGGACGACAAATGAAATATTCGTAGGGGTCAGTTGACATACAGGCTTTTGTAAGTCAA
It contains:
- the LOC132187718 gene encoding ubiquitin-conjugating enzyme E2 34-like translates to MAEKSCIKRLQKEYRALCKEPVSHVVARPSPNDILEWHYVLEGSEGTPFAGGYYYGKIKFPPDYPYKPPGISMTTPNGRFMTQKKICLSMSDFHPESWNPMWSVSSILTGLLSFMMDNSPTTGSVNTTVAEKQRLAKASLAFNCKNPTFRKLFPEYVDKYNQQQLSERLVVEQMSPGPSQEENSTPMLGRVVNSVGEDMKRIDAVKDRRKDRKQSLPTWMMFVLVSIFGIVMALPLLQL